A portion of the Choristoneura fumiferana chromosome 6, NRCan_CFum_1, whole genome shotgun sequence genome contains these proteins:
- the LOC141429028 gene encoding uncharacterized protein — MPQWASAEGGGSEAESPDQMMLCYDDETSEYYENKPDSDVKIEQAGEFYDSGSGSDEVAVRRGCRTRRAAAGSSSSGTASGTVSSTGTVRRRRCGVSARERNLRRLESNERERMRMHSLNRAFEDLRRVIPHVKKDNRSLSKIETLTLAKNYVKALTNAICSMRGEVPRYQFNGDDENVEPAFVLSREEQNNNEPSDPEPEETSSVRTCL; from the exons ATGCCCCAGTGGGCCAGCGCGGAGGGCGGAGGCTCCGAAGCTGAGTCACCGGACCAGATGATGCTGTGCTACGACGACGAGACGTCCGAGTATTACGAGAACAAGCCCGACAGCGATGTGAAGATAGAACAAGCTGGCG AATTCTACGACAGCGGTAGCGGTAGCGATGAAGTAGCGGTTCGACGCGGTTGCCGGACACGGCGTGCGGCGGCCGGATCTTCGTCGTCCGGCACGGCGTCCGGCACCGTGAGCAGCACTGGCACGGTCCGACGCCGGCGCTGCGGCGTGTCCGCGCGGGAGCGGAATCTGCGGCGTCTGGAGAGCAATGAACGGGAGCGTATGCGCATGCATTCACTTAACCGCGCGTTTGAG GACCTCCGACGGGTAATACCCCACGTCAAAAAAGACAATAGGAGTCTTTCAAAAATCGAGACATTAACTCTTGCCAAAAATTACGTGAAGGCTCTCACTAATGCTATTTGCTCTATGAGAGGTGAAGTCCCACGATACCA gtTTAACGGTGATGATGAAAACGTAGAGCCAGCTTTCGTGTTAAGCCGAGAGGAGCAGAACAACAACGAGCCAAGCGATCCAGAACCGGAAGAAACGTCAAGCGTCCGGACATGCCTCTGA
- the dco gene encoding discs overgrown casein kinase 1 isoform X1, with product MNKMELRVGNKYRLGRKIGSGSFGDIYLGTNIVTREEVAIKLECIKTRHPQLHIESKFYKLMQGGIGIPAIKWCGSEGDYNVMVMELLGPSLEDLFNFCSRRFSLKTVLLLADQLITRIEDIHYRNFIHRDIKPDNFLMGLGKKGNLVYIIDFGLAKKYKDPRTLQHIPYRENKNLTGTARYASINTHLGIEQSRRDDLESLGYVLMYFNRGSLPWQGLKAATKRQKYERISEKKLSTPFDELCKNHPIEFQLYLKYCRRLRFEERPDYSHLRQLFRTLFHRQGFTYDYVFDWNMLKFGGQRGNYQAGTNDRTLRRHEPPQEPETTAGAAGQPSTTVAAISEWR from the exons ATGAACAAAATGGAACTTCGAGTCGGTAATAAATACCGACTGGGTCGTAAGATCGGCTCAGGGTCTTTTGGAGACATTTACCTTG GAACCAACATTGTAACTAGAGAAGAGGTAGCTATCAAATTAGAATGCATCAAGACACGGCATCCACAGTTACACATAGAGAGCAAATTCTATAAACTAATGCAAGGAGGAA TTGGCATTCCCGCTATCAAATGGTGTGGTTCAGAAGGTGACTACAATGTAATGGTAATGGAACTACTAGGTCCTTCCTTGGAAGACTTGTTTAACTTCTGCTCTCGTCGCTTCTCCCTCAAGACTGTTCTCCTGCTTGCTGACCAGCTGATTACTCGCATAGAGGATATACATTACAGAAATTTCATCCATAG AGACATCAAACCAGATAATTTTCTGATGGGACTAGGTAAAAAAGGGAATTTAGTGTACATAATAGATTTCGGATTAGCAAAGAAGTACAAAGATCCACGCACTCTACAACATATTCCCTACAGAGAAAACAAGAATTTAacag GTACCGCGAGGTATGCATCTATAAATACCCACCTGGGCATCGAACAGTCTCGGCGCGACGATTTGGAGTCCCTGGGTTACGTGCTCATGTACTTTAACCGCGGCAGCCTGCCTTGGCAGGGACTCAAGGCCGCCACCAAGCGGCAGAAATATGAGAGAATATCCGAGAAGAAACTCTCCACGCCTTTTGATGAACTATGTAAA AACCACCCAATCGAGTTCCAGCTGTACCTAAAGTACTGCCGGCGACTGCGGTTCGAAGAGCGGCCCGACTACAGCCACCTGCGCCAACTGTTCCGCACGCTCTTCCACCGGCAGGGCTTCACCTATGACTACGTCTTCGACTGGAACATGCTCAAGTTTG GAGGCCAGCGTGGCAACTACCAGGCGGGAACCAATGACCGCACGCTCCGTCGCCACGAGCCCCCTCAGGAACCAGAAACCA CGGCGGGCGCAGCGGGGCAACCCAGCACGACCGTGGCGGCAATCTCGGAGTGGCGGTGA
- the dco gene encoding discs overgrown casein kinase 1 isoform X2 — MNKMELRVGNKYRLGRKIGSGSFGDIYLGTNIVTREEVAIKLECIKTRHPQLHIESKFYKLMQGGIGIPAIKWCGSEGDYNVMVMELLGPSLEDLFNFCSRRFSLKTVLLLADQLITRIEDIHYRNFIHRDIKPDNFLMGLGKKGNLVYIIDFGLAKKYKDPRTLQHIPYRENKNLTGTARYASINTHLGIEQSRRDDLESLGYVLMYFNRGSLPWQGLKAATKRQKYERISEKKLSTPFDELCKNHPIEFQLYLKYCRRLRFEERPDYSHLRQLFRTLFHRQGFTYDYVFDWNMLKFEDIPAQSHPSCSGHVAGDVG, encoded by the exons ATGAACAAAATGGAACTTCGAGTCGGTAATAAATACCGACTGGGTCGTAAGATCGGCTCAGGGTCTTTTGGAGACATTTACCTTG GAACCAACATTGTAACTAGAGAAGAGGTAGCTATCAAATTAGAATGCATCAAGACACGGCATCCACAGTTACACATAGAGAGCAAATTCTATAAACTAATGCAAGGAGGAA TTGGCATTCCCGCTATCAAATGGTGTGGTTCAGAAGGTGACTACAATGTAATGGTAATGGAACTACTAGGTCCTTCCTTGGAAGACTTGTTTAACTTCTGCTCTCGTCGCTTCTCCCTCAAGACTGTTCTCCTGCTTGCTGACCAGCTGATTACTCGCATAGAGGATATACATTACAGAAATTTCATCCATAG AGACATCAAACCAGATAATTTTCTGATGGGACTAGGTAAAAAAGGGAATTTAGTGTACATAATAGATTTCGGATTAGCAAAGAAGTACAAAGATCCACGCACTCTACAACATATTCCCTACAGAGAAAACAAGAATTTAacag GTACCGCGAGGTATGCATCTATAAATACCCACCTGGGCATCGAACAGTCTCGGCGCGACGATTTGGAGTCCCTGGGTTACGTGCTCATGTACTTTAACCGCGGCAGCCTGCCTTGGCAGGGACTCAAGGCCGCCACCAAGCGGCAGAAATATGAGAGAATATCCGAGAAGAAACTCTCCACGCCTTTTGATGAACTATGTAAA AACCACCCAATCGAGTTCCAGCTGTACCTAAAGTACTGCCGGCGACTGCGGTTCGAAGAGCGGCCCGACTACAGCCACCTGCGCCAACTGTTCCGCACGCTCTTCCACCGGCAGGGCTTCACCTATGACTACGTCTTCGACTGGAACATGCTCAAGTTTG AGGATATCCCTGCGCAATCCCATCCGTCGTGTTCCGGTCACGTGGCTGGTGACGTGGGGTAG